TCGCGGTTCTCTATGAGAACGCAGACTACTGCCAGCCGGATACGTGCTCCTCGAAGCCAATGCGTAAGGGTGTGGTTGAAAAATTGAAGGAATGGTGGAGAGATAGGTTTGGACGATGCCCAGGGGGATGCCAGGAGCACGCGGACGAAGAACGTTGCTTGGCCGCAATCAGTTACAACAGCAAAGATATCGTCAGTGATAGCAGCAGAATTCATCCGTGAGTGtgcttttttattgttaattatgttaCTTTGTTGCattcttttaatatcttttttgtttataagtAGAGTAATTTAGTACTTGTACtcaattgattaaatttcttaacttgattaaatttattaattgattaaatttctttagttcaaatatttaagttaaatttatatataattaaattaaatatataaatgcttaaactaaagttcaagtattttatgtatttaagtcaaatatataaatacttgaattgaaaaatttagttaagttaacaattttttcctaagtgtattaattattaaattaatcatgttgagttttactattttgtacttttttaatcagattattttgattgacaggaaaaaaaaatatactaaatccACCTCTGCTCCGCAATTAGGTATACCCAGAGGTCGTATGGTTTTCAAAGTAAGtgattatgatttattttattattcaatcatattatataaaatggcGGTTCTAATTATggattgtttaaatttaaaataattttcattaattcgtGTTTTAATGATcaaacattgaaaaaagttgttatataatgtaatgtcaatataagcaataaatattataataaatattattaaaaaaaaattagtactcgataaattgtgaattttagaaaaatatttgatatttatatttaaattccaATTATCGAGTCGGCATAATTAAATGCATATTAATGTATGTTAATGTACgttaatatatgttttaatataattattgtatacttaatgtattaaatatgatctattaaatgtattataatttcaaggaattattaaaaatatatgtagaaaacttattaaaagtactttttcattcttttcctAAATATCAGCAATAATTATGAAAGCGATTTGATATTACAAgaagtacaaaaaaattgaagaataaaagaaaaactttgtaattttattaataattgtatgtttgtaaaaaacatttaattttgcaaatttgatttataattaagtCTTGACTTTTAATTAGAATCGTCATTTTATGTAGCTAATGCGAGCAAatgtatttttgatatttttaaattgtttattgttaacTTCAAGAAActgagtttaatattttatagcaaaTAGTCATTTTATTTTGTGCTATCTTTATGCGATCttacaattacaaattttattcacaGCATAGCGTTTGCTACAGTTCCGAAGGATCGACCACTTACTCCGACAGTCCGGCCAAATTAAGATAACAAATGGACAATGAAAGATGATTGTAAACATCGCGGATAACATGCgcgagaaaattatatttttcctttaaGATGTATCATTTAACTTTAggatatttctattaataaaaagtgaaatttaatAGACACGGCGAAACTTTCTAATCCCGTGCAATCGCGTACGTGTGGGGTGTCGCGGGAAGAAACGCGAGGATTGTTTTATCCCACGCCGTGTCGGGCCATTAATCTAATTTCATTACAGCCGGCCGCGCCGAAAGCACAACCCCGATGTTTCTTCGTTCGCAGCTACTCTTCCTCGCGGTCACGCGCGCGGTCTGCAACTTGTTGCGAGCGAGACGAAAACGAACGACGcgaccgtcgcgccgtgcagGGTGGCGCGGAAGTGGGGGGAATGGCGAAGCGCGGCGATCTTATATTCATCCCCACTCCGCGCGCCATcttgcgtgcgcgtgcgcgtctCCGGAGCGTCGCGCCGCCGAGACCGCGTGAAGTTAGCGGCCGGCCGGCAGTATCGCGCGACACCTCGTCCGTTGTCGTCTGTCTTGCTGCGTCTTttcgtgtatgtgtgtgtgagagagagagcgtgCGGGAGTGACACGCGCGTATTCGCGTCGAGAGACCGGCTCTCAGTTGACGGAGAAGGAATCGAGCCACTT
The Solenopsis invicta isolate M01_SB chromosome 16, UNIL_Sinv_3.0, whole genome shotgun sequence genome window above contains:
- the LOC105196905 gene encoding uncharacterized protein LOC105196905 translates to MLGRRCNDIQSVSFFLFRFAVLYENADYCQPDTCSSKPMRKGVVEKLKEWWRDRFGRCPGGCQEHADEERCLAAISYNSKDIVSDSSRIHPKKKYTKSTSAPQLGIPRGRMVFKHSVCYSSEGSTTYSDSPAKLR